In Lotus japonicus ecotype B-129 chromosome 5, LjGifu_v1.2, one genomic interval encodes:
- the LOC130716675 gene encoding stemmadenine O-acetyltransferase-like, giving the protein MEITIKTIETIKPLLPTPDEHKSYQLCLFDQLQAVTYLPIVLFYPSTEGFPEPSFISAQLKKSLSETLAIFYPVAGRRKDHSFITCNDEGALYLEANVNHSMVEFLTPPKIEHLNKLLPCEPNKLHQDGESLPQVLVQVNTFTCGGIAIGTCNLHILLDGCSGSLFQATWAAICRGSREGMPPPDFCSASSFFPPVNHLSLPHHIAQSNEDSDIQKKCTTRRFVFDAESINTLRSEAKDDGDDESSKSPTRYEALAAFIWKHMTLACKVESGDVTRPALAIHIVDMRRRMGEPFSRYTIGNILWPVMVFSETIHAETNIKHLVDIAREKFGKLTRELFLRVKNDPSILGSNECVDLPQGIETRNPIPFVLTSWCGLNLAELDFGWGKPLWVGVRGGDQETLPNVAVIMETDEGMEAWLTMEIQHIAMLEKDVEFLKFALPNPIVSNT; this is encoded by the coding sequence ATGGAAATCACAATCAAGACAATAGAAACAATCAAACCACTCTTGCCCACACCAGATGAACACAAATCCTACCAACTCTGCCTCTTTGATCAGCTTCAAGCTGTAACCTATTTGCCAATAGTTTTATTTTACCCCAGCACTGAGGGCTTCCCAGAACCTTCCTTTATCAGTGCTCAATTGAAAAAGTCACTGTCTGAGACACTAGCCATCTTCTACCCTGTAGCAGGGAGAAGAAAAGACCACTCTTTCATCACTTGCAATGATGAAGGTGCTCTTTACTTGGAAGCCAATGTGAACCATAGCATGGTTGAGTTCCTCACACCACCTAAAATAGAACATCTCAACAAACTGCTTCCTTGTGAGCCTAATAAACTGCACCAAGATGGAGAATCTTTACCCCAAGTACTTGTGCAAGTTAACACATTCACCTGTGGTGGAATAGCTATAGGCACATGCAATCTCCACATCCTCCTTGATGGTTGCTCTGGCAGCCTCTTTCAAGCGACTTGGGCCGCCATCTGCCGTGGCTCTAGAGAGGGAATGCCACCACCTGATTTCTGTTCTGCTTCCTCTTTCTTCCCACCAGTGAATCATTTGAGTTTGCCTCATCATATTGCTCAGAGTAATGAGGACTCTGACATACAAAAAAAGTGCACCACAAGAAGATTTGTGTTTGATGCAGAATCAATCAACACTCTAAGATCTGAAGCAaaagatgatggtgatgatgaaagCTCAAAATCCCCTACAAGGTATGAAGCACTAGCTGCTTTTATTTGGAAACACATGACTCTGGCTTGCAAGGTGGAATCTGGTGATGTCACAAGACCAGCATTGGCTATTCATATAGTGGACATGAGGAGGAGGATGGGTGAGCCTTTCTCTAGATACACCATTGGCAACATTTTGTGGCCAGTGATGGTGTTTTCTGAAACCATTCATGCAGAAACTAATATCAAACACTTGGTGGACATTGCAAGAGAGAAATTTGGGAAGCTCACAAGGGAATTATTCTTAAGAGTGAAAAATGATCCAAGCATACTTGGCAGCAATGAGTGTGTGGATCTGCCTCAAGGTATTGAAACAAGAAATCCAATTCCATTTGTGTTGACAAGTTGGTGTGGTTTGAATTTGGCTGAGCTGGATTTTGGTTGGGGGAAGCCATTGTGGGTTGGTGTTAGAGGAGGTGATCAAGAAACTCTCCCCAATGTGGCTGTTATTATGGAAACAGATGAAGGCATGGAAGCTTGGTTGACTATGGAAATTCAGCATATAGCTATGTTGGAAAAAGATGTGGAGTTTCTCAAATTTGCTTTGCCTAATCCTATTGTTTCAAACACATGA